One region of Flavobacterium sp. GSB-24 genomic DNA includes:
- a CDS encoding aconitate hydratase, whose amino-acid sequence MAFDIEMIKKVYENMPSRVDKAREIVGRPLTLTEKILYNHLWDGNPTKAFGRGVDYVDFAPDRVACQDATAQMALLQFMHAGKSKVAVPTTVHCDHLIQAKVDAKTDLARAKTQSNEVFDFLSSVSNKYGIGFWKPGAGIIHQVVLENYAFPGGMMIGTDSHTVNAGGLGMVAIGVGGADAVDVMSGMAWELKFPKLIGVKLTGKLSGWTAPKDVILKVAGILTVKGGTGAIVEYFGEGATAMSCTGKGTICNMGAEIGATTSTFGYDDSMSRYLRSTNRADVADAADKVASYLTGDPEVYAEPEKYFDQVIEINLSQLEPHLNGPFTPDLATPISKMKEEAIKNNWPLQIQVGLIGSCTNSSYEDISRAASLAKQVAAKNLKTKAQFTITPGSEVVRSTIERDGFIETFNKINATVFANACGPCIGMWDREGAEKEERNTIVHSFNRNFSKRADGNPNTLAFVGSPELVTALAIAGDLGFNPLTDKLINEDGEEVMLDAPTGDELPLKGFYAEDPGFQAPAEDGSGVQVVVSPTSERLQLLAPFDAWDGKNITGAKLLIKAFGKCTTDHISMAGPWLRFRGHLDNISNNMLIGAVNAFNQKTNSVKNQLTGTYDAVPAVARAYKAAGVPSIVIGDHNYGEGSSREHAAMEPRFLGVKAVLVKSFARIHETNLKKQGLLGLTFANEADYDKIQEDDTINFLDLTEFAPGKPLTLEFVHADGTKDIILANHTYNAGQIGWFVAGSALNLIAAGKA is encoded by the coding sequence ATGGCTTTTGATATCGAAATGATTAAAAAAGTGTACGAAAACATGCCAAGTCGTGTTGACAAGGCACGCGAGATTGTTGGTCGTCCACTTACCTTAACAGAGAAAATTTTATACAATCACCTTTGGGATGGAAATCCAACAAAGGCGTTTGGAAGAGGAGTTGATTATGTTGATTTTGCACCAGATCGTGTAGCTTGTCAAGATGCAACTGCTCAAATGGCTTTATTACAATTTATGCATGCTGGTAAATCTAAAGTAGCAGTTCCTACAACAGTGCATTGTGATCACTTGATTCAGGCAAAAGTAGATGCTAAAACAGATTTGGCCAGAGCAAAAACACAAAGTAATGAAGTTTTCGATTTCTTGTCGTCAGTTTCAAATAAATACGGAATTGGTTTCTGGAAACCAGGAGCTGGAATTATTCACCAAGTAGTACTTGAAAATTATGCTTTCCCTGGTGGAATGATGATTGGTACCGATTCTCACACTGTAAATGCAGGTGGTTTAGGAATGGTGGCAATTGGAGTTGGTGGAGCCGATGCTGTAGACGTTATGTCTGGTATGGCTTGGGAGCTTAAATTTCCTAAATTAATTGGAGTTAAATTAACTGGTAAATTATCAGGTTGGACTGCTCCTAAAGATGTTATTCTTAAAGTGGCTGGTATTCTTACGGTAAAAGGTGGTACTGGTGCTATCGTTGAATATTTTGGAGAAGGCGCAACTGCAATGTCTTGTACGGGTAAAGGAACTATTTGTAATATGGGTGCTGAAATTGGAGCTACAACTTCAACTTTTGGTTATGATGATTCTATGAGTCGTTACCTACGCTCTACAAACAGAGCCGATGTTGCCGATGCTGCAGATAAAGTAGCTTCTTACTTAACTGGAGATCCAGAAGTTTATGCAGAGCCAGAAAAATATTTTGATCAGGTTATCGAAATTAACCTATCGCAATTAGAACCGCATTTAAATGGTCCTTTTACTCCAGATTTGGCTACCCCAATTTCTAAAATGAAAGAGGAAGCAATCAAAAATAACTGGCCTTTACAAATTCAAGTTGGTTTAATTGGTTCTTGTACAAATTCATCTTACGAAGATATCTCTCGTGCAGCATCACTGGCAAAACAAGTTGCGGCTAAGAATTTAAAAACTAAAGCTCAGTTTACTATTACTCCAGGTTCTGAAGTGGTGCGTTCTACAATAGAGAGAGATGGTTTTATAGAAACTTTTAATAAAATCAACGCTACTGTATTTGCTAATGCCTGCGGACCATGTATTGGTATGTGGGATAGAGAAGGAGCAGAAAAAGAAGAAAGAAACACAATCGTTCACTCTTTCAACCGTAATTTCTCAAAACGTGCAGATGGTAATCCAAACACTTTGGCATTTGTAGGTTCTCCAGAATTGGTAACTGCGTTAGCCATTGCTGGAGATTTAGGATTTAACCCATTAACAGATAAATTAATAAACGAAGACGGAGAAGAAGTAATGCTTGATGCTCCAACTGGAGACGAACTTCCTCTTAAAGGTTTCTATGCTGAAGATCCGGGATTTCAAGCTCCGGCTGAGGACGGTTCGGGAGTTCAGGTAGTAGTCAGTCCGACATCTGAGCGTTTACAATTATTAGCTCCTTTTGATGCTTGGGATGGTAAAAACATTACAGGAGCTAAACTGCTGATTAAAGCATTTGGAAAATGTACAACTGACCACATTTCTATGGCTGGGCCATGGCTTCGTTTCCGTGGACATTTAGATAATATTTCTAATAATATGTTGATTGGTGCTGTAAATGCATTCAACCAAAAAACAAATTCGGTTAAAAATCAATTAACAGGTACATACGATGCCGTTCCTGCCGTAGCACGTGCATACAAAGCAGCTGGGGTTCCGTCTATAGTAATTGGAGATCATAATTATGGCGAAGGTTCTTCTCGTGAGCACGCTGCAATGGAGCCTCGTTTCTTAGGAGTTAAAGCAGTATTAGTAAAATCATTTGCTCGTATCCATGAAACAAACCTTAAAAAACAAGGTCTTTTAGGATTGACATTTGCTAACGAAGCAGATTACGATAAAATTCAGGAAGATGATACAATCAACTTCTTAGATTTAACTGAATTTGCTCCAGGAAAACCATTAACATTAGAGTTTGTTCATGCAGATGGTACAAAAGATATAATCTTGGCGAACCATACTTACAACGCAGGTCAAATTGGCTGGTTTGTTGCAGGCTCTGCTTTAAACTTAATTGCTGCTGGAAAAGCTTAA